In Salinirussus salinus, the following proteins share a genomic window:
- a CDS encoding DUF3311 domain-containing protein codes for MPASDAKYAWSIVAVVLVALAVPWFLWGSSQVVAGLPVWVWWHVGWMVLTAGVFYVFTRTAWGLGVESRGEVDG; via the coding sequence ATGCCCGCTTCGGACGCGAAATACGCATGGAGTATCGTCGCGGTAGTGCTCGTGGCGCTCGCCGTCCCGTGGTTCCTGTGGGGGTCCAGTCAGGTCGTGGCCGGCCTCCCGGTCTGGGTCTGGTGGCACGTCGGCTGGATGGTCCTCACCGCGGGGGTCTTCTACGTCTTCACGCGGACCGCCTGGGGGCTGGGCGTCGAGTCGCGGGGTGAGGTCGATGGCTGA
- a CDS encoding HFX_2341 family transcriptional regulator: MQTHIVPVGFDYDRLIAPLVREQMDVDRVILLEGSVGSEANVEYSRNLAEKLEQDYRNLLGANTERVAIEDVYDYDTAFEQAFELINEELDRGNEVWVNVSAMPRTVSFAFATAAHSIMVEREGDRNRIHTYYTVPEKYLETELAEELRAQRDLLADLQDDLEGATADRIEERFESARSLLSEFDERGTTIGAKEIDGSHIVELPVASFSNVKPFEEVILFTLGEHGEFESVSELAQRLARELGEEYTDSFRSKVIYNVDRLGPGGKGYIEQEAHGKSYRTRLSRIGQLWVRSHSRNGEDADLDL; this comes from the coding sequence ATGCAGACCCACATCGTCCCGGTCGGCTTCGATTACGACCGGCTCATCGCGCCGCTGGTGCGCGAGCAGATGGATGTCGACCGAGTCATCCTGCTGGAGGGGTCGGTGGGCAGCGAGGCAAACGTCGAGTACTCCCGCAATCTCGCGGAGAAACTGGAGCAGGACTACCGGAACCTGCTGGGCGCGAACACCGAACGGGTCGCCATCGAGGACGTCTACGACTACGACACCGCCTTCGAACAGGCGTTCGAACTCATCAACGAGGAACTCGACCGGGGCAACGAGGTCTGGGTCAACGTCTCCGCGATGCCCCGTACCGTCTCCTTCGCCTTCGCGACTGCCGCCCACTCGATCATGGTCGAGCGGGAGGGGGACCGCAACCGGATCCACACCTACTACACCGTCCCCGAGAAGTACCTCGAGACCGAGCTGGCCGAGGAGCTGCGCGCCCAGCGCGACCTGCTTGCCGACCTGCAGGACGACCTCGAGGGGGCGACCGCCGACCGCATCGAGGAACGCTTCGAGAGCGCCCGGTCGCTTCTGAGCGAGTTCGACGAGCGCGGGACCACCATCGGCGCCAAGGAGATCGACGGCAGCCACATCGTCGAGCTCCCCGTCGCCTCCTTCTCGAACGTCAAACCCTTCGAGGAGGTGATCCTCTTCACTCTCGGGGAGCACGGCGAGTTCGAGTCGGTGTCGGAGCTCGCCCAGCGGCTGGCCCGCGAGCTCGGCGAGGAGTACACCGACTCCTTCCGGTCGAAGGTCATTTACAATGTCGACAGGCTCGGTCCGGGCGGCAAGGGGTACATCGAACAGGAGGCACACGGCAAGTCCTACCGGACCCGACTCTCGCGGATCGGGCAGCTGTGGGTCCGCTCTCACTCCCGCAACGGCGAGGACGCCGACCTCGACCTCTGA
- a CDS encoding thiol-disulfide oxidoreductase DCC family protein gives MVEIPVTAEGEEPRTPAEVSEEEPGSSGTGGDALDTDRPPEEVVDDIDRPVLLFDGVCNLCNWSVRTIVRLDREGKVLFAPLQSDVGRELLSRVGMDPEYFDSVVLVDGDEYYTKSEAVLRVSRLLDGPVPLLYPLIYLPEGLRDGAYDLVGEYRYEVFGKQEECPVPDEEVRERFLERSLA, from the coding sequence ATGGTCGAGATCCCCGTCACCGCCGAGGGCGAGGAGCCACGCACCCCGGCGGAGGTCTCCGAGGAGGAACCGGGGTCCTCCGGTACGGGTGGCGACGCCCTCGACACCGACCGCCCCCCGGAGGAGGTCGTCGACGACATCGACCGGCCGGTGCTGCTGTTCGACGGGGTCTGTAACCTCTGTAACTGGAGCGTCCGGACCATCGTCAGGCTGGACCGGGAAGGAAAGGTGCTCTTTGCCCCGCTCCAGTCAGACGTGGGCCGGGAACTCCTCTCGCGGGTCGGGATGGACCCCGAGTACTTCGACTCGGTCGTCCTGGTCGACGGCGACGAGTACTACACCAAGTCCGAGGCCGTCCTCCGGGTCAGCCGGCTGCTCGACGGGCCGGTCCCGCTTCTGTACCCGCTGATATACCTTCCCGAGGGACTTCGGGACGGCGCCTACGACCTGGTCGGCGAGTACCGCTACGAGGTGTTCGGCAAGCAGGAGGAGTGTCCGGTCCCCGACGAGGAAGTGAGAGAGCGGTTCCTCGAGCGGTCGCTGGCGTAG
- the pdxS gene encoding pyridoxal 5'-phosphate synthase lyase subunit PdxS yields the protein MNDDTDLEELQRGTELVKRGFAKMQKGGVIMDVVNAEQARIAEDVGAVAVMNLEAVPADIRKRGGVARMADPASLQEIIDEVSIPVMGKARIGHTKEAEILEAAGADMVDESEVLTPADDRYHIDKRDFTAPFVCGARNLQEALRRIDEGAAMIRTKGEAGTGDVNQAVHHQRNIKGAIRKLEGMSHEEREKWAREHEAPASLVHETADRGRLPVVNFAAGGIATPADAALMMHHGCDGIFVGSGIFGAENPRAMGTAIVEAVNNWDDPETLVEIASNAGQGMSGDANVDLPEEEKLQGRGV from the coding sequence ATGAACGACGACACGGACCTGGAGGAGTTGCAGCGCGGGACCGAGCTGGTCAAGCGCGGCTTCGCGAAGATGCAGAAAGGCGGCGTGATCATGGACGTCGTCAACGCCGAACAGGCCCGCATCGCGGAGGACGTCGGCGCGGTCGCGGTGATGAACCTCGAAGCCGTTCCGGCGGACATCCGCAAGCGCGGCGGCGTCGCCCGGATGGCCGACCCCGCCTCCCTGCAGGAGATCATCGACGAAGTCTCGATCCCGGTGATGGGCAAGGCCCGCATCGGCCACACCAAGGAAGCGGAGATCCTCGAGGCCGCGGGCGCGGACATGGTCGACGAGTCCGAGGTGCTCACGCCCGCGGACGACCGCTACCACATCGACAAGCGCGACTTCACCGCCCCCTTCGTCTGCGGGGCCCGGAATCTCCAGGAAGCGCTGCGCCGGATCGACGAGGGCGCGGCGATGATCCGCACCAAGGGCGAGGCAGGGACCGGCGACGTGAACCAGGCCGTCCACCACCAGCGTAACATCAAGGGAGCGATCCGAAAACTGGAGGGGATGAGCCACGAGGAACGCGAGAAGTGGGCCCGCGAGCACGAGGCACCCGCGAGCCTCGTCCACGAGACCGCCGACAGGGGCCGGCTTCCGGTGGTGAACTTCGCCGCCGGCGGGATCGCCACGCCCGCCGACGCCGCGCTGATGATGCACCACGGCTGTGACGGCATCTTCGTCGGGTCGGGTATCTTCGGCGCCGAGAACCCCCGGGCGATGGGAACCGCCATCGTCGAGGCCGTCAACAACTGGGACGACCCCGAGACGCTCGTGGAGATCGCCTCCAACGCCGGCCAGGGGATGTCCGGCGACGCCAACGTCGACCTCCCCGAGGAGGAGAAACTCCAGGGCCGCGGCGTGTAG
- a CDS encoding pyridoxamine 5'-phosphate oxidase family protein, which translates to MPEIPETFHDLFEKPTIAHVVTMLPDGRPHNTPVWVDYDADDDRLLVNTERHRRKAKNVAEDPRVAASMVDPDNPYRYLSVTGEVEETTTEGAREHIDELAQRYMDQEYPNPIQSERVILRIRPDEVFKRELS; encoded by the coding sequence ATGCCGGAGATCCCGGAAACATTCCACGACCTGTTCGAGAAGCCGACGATCGCCCACGTGGTGACGATGCTCCCGGACGGCAGGCCACACAACACGCCGGTCTGGGTCGACTACGACGCCGACGACGACCGGCTGCTGGTCAACACCGAACGACACCGCCGGAAGGCGAAAAACGTCGCCGAGGACCCGCGGGTGGCCGCGAGCATGGTCGACCCCGACAACCCCTACCGCTATCTGTCGGTGACCGGTGAAGTCGAGGAGACGACGACCGAGGGCGCCCGCGAGCACATCGACGAACTCGCACAGCGGTACATGGACCAGGAGTACCCCAACCCCATCCAGTCCGAGCGGGTGATCCTGCGGATCCGCCCGGACGAGGTCTTCAAGCGCGAACTGAGCTAG
- the dnaG gene encoding DNA primase DnaG — MQDSAKYLIHANIRASGVVERSDVVGAIFGQTEGLLGSDLDLRDLQESSKVGRIDVDIDSEGGRSFGTVTVASGLDRVETAVLAAALETIERVGPCRAELRVSNIEDARAAKRRELVDRAVELLAEFDDRQLTSEELLAEVRQRAEVGDITDYEGLPAGPRVADSDAVIVVEGRADVRQLLGYGIKNAVAVEGTDVPDAVAELSADRTVTAFLDGDRGGDLILRELAQVGDVDYVAIAPTGESVEDLSREAVLDALREKVPYEEFEREAPSGSDESAPPVDADGGSTVAAEAGSADATGPDSPDGSTDAREPERSDDRAGSSTNGQSTEAEAGEGTTASEDDGETDASDEPDGEGATPPDGAESVEQRDASAEPETLPGHVSAVIGGQTGRARLLDAGFGTLAEVDADGVFDAVADAEAVPAAVVLDGPLSQRVLDVAAQRGVGQVVAADTDSFVKQPTGVRVRTAADFEAAT, encoded by the coding sequence ATGCAGGATTCAGCCAAGTATCTCATTCACGCGAACATCCGCGCGAGCGGGGTGGTCGAACGGAGTGACGTCGTCGGCGCGATCTTCGGGCAGACGGAGGGGTTGCTGGGGTCGGACCTCGACCTCCGGGACCTCCAGGAGTCCTCGAAGGTCGGCCGCATCGACGTCGACATCGACTCGGAGGGCGGCCGTTCGTTCGGGACGGTCACCGTCGCGAGCGGGCTCGACAGAGTCGAGACCGCCGTTCTCGCCGCAGCCCTGGAGACGATCGAGCGGGTCGGTCCCTGCCGGGCCGAACTCCGTGTCAGCAACATCGAGGACGCCCGCGCCGCCAAGCGCCGGGAGCTGGTCGACCGCGCCGTCGAGCTGCTCGCGGAGTTCGACGACCGCCAGCTCACCAGCGAGGAGCTACTCGCGGAGGTCCGCCAGCGCGCCGAGGTCGGCGACATCACCGACTACGAGGGGCTCCCCGCCGGCCCACGGGTGGCCGACAGCGACGCGGTCATCGTCGTCGAGGGTCGGGCCGACGTCCGCCAGCTGCTGGGGTACGGGATCAAAAACGCCGTCGCCGTCGAGGGGACGGACGTCCCCGACGCCGTCGCGGAGCTGAGCGCCGACCGGACGGTCACTGCCTTCCTCGACGGCGACCGCGGCGGCGACCTGATCCTCCGGGAACTCGCCCAGGTCGGGGATGTCGACTACGTCGCCATCGCCCCGACCGGCGAGTCCGTCGAAGACCTCTCCCGGGAGGCCGTCCTCGACGCACTCCGGGAGAAGGTACCCTACGAGGAGTTCGAGCGGGAGGCGCCCTCGGGGAGCGACGAGTCCGCGCCGCCGGTCGACGCCGACGGCGGTAGCACGGTCGCGGCTGAGGCCGGGAGCGCGGACGCTACCGGACCCGACTCGCCGGACGGCTCGACCGACGCTCGGGAGCCCGAGCGGAGCGACGACCGGGCCGGGAGCTCGACGAACGGGCAAAGCACGGAGGCGGAGGCCGGCGAGGGAACGACAGCCAGCGAGGACGACGGGGAGACGGACGCCAGCGACGAGCCGGACGGGGAGGGGGCGACCCCGCCGGACGGGGCCGAGTCGGTCGAGCAGCGTGACGCGTCCGCCGAGCCGGAGACGCTCCCGGGTCACGTCAGCGCCGTCATCGGGGGGCAGACGGGCCGGGCGCGGCTGCTCGACGCCGGGTTCGGGACGCTCGCCGAGGTCGACGCCGACGGGGTCTTCGACGCCGTCGCCGACGCGGAGGCGGTGCCCGCAGCGGTCGTCCTCGACGGGCCGCTGAGCCAGCGCGTGCTCGACGTGGCCGCCCAGCGCGGCGTCGGACAGGTCGTCGCGGCGGACACCGACTCCTTCGTCAAACAGCCCACGGGCGTCCGGGTCCGCACGGCCGCGGACTTCGAGGCAGCGACCTGA
- a CDS encoding YqjF family protein produces the protein MPDFEMEWRDALFASWPVEPDLLAPRLPDRLSVDTFEGDAYLSVVPFAIRNIRPEGLPAAVGLSTPELNLRTYVRCEAPAGRRTSDSQAAEPRGGDDTPGVYFFSLDADDLLGVVGARLFNHLPYYWADIDYEPGGPDGRVDFASRRRTPGARAARFDATYGPDGERFQPEPGSVEHFLVERYRYFAEGSDGEIRYSAIEHDPWQLRPATWDVRENTLFRTNGFDAPTGDPHLVYGEPLEVWAGATERWR, from the coding sequence ATGCCCGACTTCGAGATGGAGTGGCGCGACGCGTTGTTCGCGAGCTGGCCGGTCGAGCCCGACCTGCTCGCGCCCCGCCTGCCCGACCGGCTGTCCGTCGACACCTTCGAGGGCGACGCCTACCTTTCGGTCGTGCCCTTCGCGATCCGGAACATCCGCCCGGAGGGGCTGCCGGCGGCCGTCGGGCTGTCGACGCCGGAGCTGAACCTCCGGACGTACGTGCGCTGCGAGGCGCCGGCGGGGCGACGCACCTCGGACAGCCAGGCGGCGGAGCCGCGAGGCGGAGACGACACTCCCGGCGTCTACTTCTTCAGCCTCGACGCCGACGACCTGCTCGGCGTCGTCGGCGCCCGGCTGTTCAACCACCTGCCGTACTACTGGGCGGACATCGACTACGAGCCCGGGGGACCGGATGGGCGGGTCGACTTCGCGAGCCGGCGGCGCACCCCCGGGGCGCGGGCGGCCCGCTTCGACGCCACCTACGGCCCCGACGGCGAGCGGTTCCAGCCCGAGCCCGGCAGTGTAGAACACTTCCTCGTCGAGCGGTACCGCTACTTCGCGGAGGGGTCCGACGGGGAGATCCGCTACTCGGCCATCGAGCACGACCCCTGGCAGCTCCGGCCGGCGACCTGGGACGTGCGGGAGAACACGCTGTTCCGGACCAACGGCTTCGACGCGCCGACCGGCGACCCCCACCTCGTCTACGGCGAGCCGCTCGAGGTGTGGGCCGGGGCGACCGAACGGTGGCGGTGA
- a CDS encoding sodium:solute symporter family protein: MAETGLQVGIIVAYLVLTLGVGLVAYRLTDRTAEDYFLASRTFGTVVLLFTTFATLLSAFTFFAGPTAAFANGPEWLLVMGLMDGVLFGILWYVVGYKQWLVGRKHGHVTLGEMLGDRFGSRRLRVLVAGISLFWLVPYITLQQQGAGTALAALTDGAVPYWAGAGGVTLFMIVYVALSGMRGVAWTDTLQGIFMLGIVWLAAVWILGAVGGPAAATALLAENTPGHLSLGGGLYTPAYIISTAVSIAFGVTMFPQVNQRFFVAKSSAVIKRTFTLWPVLVLLLFVPAFMLGAWAAGLGVTPNVNGRILPPLLTAYTPGWFAALVIAGAVAAMMSSSDSMLLSGSSYLTRDVYRQVAEGVTERREALVGRVGVVALALVSFVISLFQPATLLQIGETAFGGFAQLALPVAVALYWRGTTRDGILAGVVGSQTFYLASVFVPAVPSSYQLPVAPGLGGWSASVLGMILGLVLTVGVSAATSPTADEDASVYERLSAD; encoded by the coding sequence ATGGCTGAGACGGGGCTGCAGGTCGGCATCATCGTCGCCTACCTCGTGCTCACGCTCGGGGTCGGGCTGGTAGCCTACCGGCTGACCGACCGCACCGCCGAGGACTACTTCCTCGCGAGCCGGACGTTCGGGACCGTCGTCCTGCTGTTTACCACCTTCGCGACGCTGCTGTCGGCGTTTACCTTCTTCGCTGGCCCGACCGCCGCCTTCGCCAACGGCCCCGAGTGGTTGCTCGTGATGGGGCTGATGGACGGCGTCCTCTTCGGGATCCTCTGGTACGTCGTCGGCTACAAGCAGTGGCTTGTCGGGCGCAAACACGGCCACGTCACCCTCGGCGAGATGCTCGGAGACCGCTTCGGGTCGCGGCGCCTGCGCGTGCTCGTCGCGGGGATCAGCCTCTTCTGGCTCGTCCCCTACATCACGCTGCAACAGCAGGGCGCGGGGACGGCGCTGGCGGCGCTGACCGACGGGGCCGTGCCCTACTGGGCCGGCGCCGGCGGGGTGACCCTCTTCATGATCGTCTACGTCGCCCTCTCGGGGATGCGCGGCGTCGCCTGGACGGACACCCTCCAGGGCATCTTCATGCTGGGGATCGTCTGGCTGGCGGCTGTCTGGATCCTCGGTGCCGTCGGTGGCCCCGCCGCGGCGACGGCGCTGCTCGCGGAGAACACTCCTGGACACCTCTCGCTCGGCGGGGGGCTGTACACCCCGGCGTACATCATCTCGACGGCCGTCAGCATCGCCTTCGGCGTGACGATGTTCCCGCAGGTCAACCAGCGCTTTTTCGTCGCGAAGTCCTCGGCGGTCATCAAGCGGACGTTCACGCTGTGGCCGGTGCTGGTGCTTCTCCTGTTCGTCCCGGCGTTCATGCTCGGCGCGTGGGCCGCCGGCCTCGGCGTGACGCCGAACGTCAACGGTCGGATCCTCCCGCCGCTTTTGACCGCGTACACGCCCGGCTGGTTCGCGGCGCTGGTCATCGCCGGCGCGGTCGCCGCGATGATGTCCTCCAGCGACTCGATGCTGCTGTCGGGGTCGTCGTATCTCACGCGGGACGTCTACCGGCAGGTCGCCGAGGGCGTCACCGAGCGCCGCGAGGCGCTGGTCGGCCGGGTCGGCGTCGTCGCGCTCGCGCTGGTCTCCTTCGTCATCAGTCTGTTCCAGCCTGCCACGCTCCTGCAGATCGGCGAGACCGCATTCGGCGGGTTCGCACAGCTGGCACTTCCCGTCGCCGTGGCGCTGTACTGGCGGGGGACGACCCGCGACGGCATCCTCGCGGGGGTGGTGGGGAGCCAGACGTTCTACCTCGCCAGCGTCTTCGTCCCGGCCGTTCCCTCCTCGTACCAGCTCCCGGTCGCGCCGGGGCTGGGCGGCTGGTCGGCGTCGGTCCTCGGGATGATTCTGGGGCTGGTCCTGACCGTCGGCGTCTCGGCGGCCACCTCCCCGACGGCCGACGAGGACGCCTCGGTCTACGAGCGCCTCTCGGCTGACTGA
- a CDS encoding DUF1405 domain-containing protein, whose translation MATAGVGARVEKLVARYVGGRVPDSEGLPRYVAPLPEWLEDIGLRLAWPVVLVNLAGTAFGFWYYRFQLADTSLVAWPVVPDSPVATLFIALSLAAWRLDVRAGPLHVLAFFGCIKLGAWTPYVQLFLNGPGGIAAWLYWFLILSHAAMVVEAFLIHRYASFTVGSVAVAALWYGFNDVVDYFWPLVGDFHHTVLRAEATGTGISHALPAHGYAAACAVVLTFACIFFALSTRVEKLKAGG comes from the coding sequence ATGGCAACGGCTGGCGTCGGCGCCCGGGTCGAGAAGCTGGTCGCGCGCTACGTCGGCGGCCGGGTTCCCGACAGCGAGGGGCTGCCCCGCTACGTCGCACCCCTCCCCGAGTGGCTCGAGGACATCGGGCTCCGGCTGGCCTGGCCGGTCGTCCTCGTCAATCTCGCCGGCACCGCCTTCGGCTTCTGGTACTACCGGTTCCAGCTCGCGGACACCTCACTGGTCGCCTGGCCGGTGGTTCCCGACAGCCCGGTGGCGACGCTGTTCATCGCGCTCTCGCTGGCGGCCTGGCGGCTGGACGTCCGTGCCGGACCGCTACACGTCCTCGCCTTCTTCGGCTGTATCAAGCTGGGGGCCTGGACCCCCTACGTCCAGCTCTTTTTGAACGGTCCCGGCGGGATCGCTGCCTGGCTGTACTGGTTTTTGATTCTCAGCCACGCCGCGATGGTCGTCGAGGCCTTCCTGATCCACCGGTACGCCAGCTTCACCGTCGGGTCGGTGGCCGTCGCCGCCCTCTGGTACGGCTTCAACGACGTGGTCGACTACTTCTGGCCCCTTGTCGGTGACTTCCACCACACGGTTCTGCGTGCGGAGGCCACCGGGACGGGCATCAGCCACGCCCTGCCCGCACACGGCTACGCGGCCGCGTGTGCGGTCGTGCTCACCTTCGCCTGCATCTTCTTCGCGCTGTCGACGCGAGTCGAGAAACTGAAGGCCGGCGGGTGA
- a CDS encoding homoserine kinase: MLTVRAPATSANLGSGFDVFGVALERPADIVRVEKADRTTIDVTGAGSQYIPEDPEKNTVGAVAEALDAPAHIRIDKGIRPASGLGSSAASAAAAAVALNELYDRGKSREELVPVAAEGEAVVSGDAHDDNVAPAILGGFTIATPGGVRCVDADVPLVACLPDIVVSTRDARRVVPDGMRVSELVETVGNAATLTTGMHRDDPELVGEGMYDSVVTPARAELIDGYDAVREAAFEAGATGVTISGAGPTVIAACHEGDRRAVGVAMLDAFEDRGVDAWVYQTAIGGGATLY, translated from the coding sequence ATGCTAACCGTCCGGGCGCCGGCCACCAGCGCGAACCTCGGCAGCGGGTTCGACGTCTTCGGCGTGGCCCTGGAGCGTCCGGCGGACATCGTCCGCGTCGAGAAGGCCGACCGGACGACCATCGACGTGACGGGAGCGGGCAGCCAGTACATCCCCGAGGACCCCGAGAAGAACACCGTCGGCGCCGTGGCGGAGGCGCTGGACGCGCCGGCACACATCCGGATCGACAAGGGGATCCGACCGGCCTCCGGGCTGGGCTCCTCGGCAGCCAGCGCCGCCGCCGCGGCGGTCGCGCTGAACGAGCTCTACGACCGCGGGAAGTCCCGCGAGGAACTCGTGCCGGTCGCCGCGGAGGGCGAGGCCGTCGTCTCCGGGGACGCCCACGACGACAATGTCGCCCCCGCGATCCTCGGGGGGTTCACCATCGCCACGCCCGGGGGCGTCCGGTGTGTCGACGCCGACGTACCGCTCGTGGCCTGCCTGCCCGACATCGTCGTCTCCACGCGGGACGCCCGCCGGGTCGTCCCCGACGGGATGCGGGTGAGCGAGCTGGTCGAGACGGTGGGCAACGCCGCCACGCTCACGACGGGCATGCACCGCGACGACCCCGAACTCGTGGGGGAGGGGATGTACGACTCCGTCGTGACGCCGGCCCGCGCGGAGCTGATCGACGGCTACGACGCCGTCCGGGAGGCGGCCTTCGAGGCCGGTGCGACCGGCGTCACGATCAGCGGCGCCGGCCCGACGGTCATCGCGGCCTGTCACGAGGGGGACCGCCGCGCCGTCGGCGTGGCGATGCTGGATGCCTTCGAGGACCGCGGGGTCGACGCCTGGGTCTACCAGACCGCGATCGGGGGCGGCGCGACCCTCTACTGA
- a CDS encoding DUF4870 domain-containing protein codes for MASETVTDPEPAGDSAQPAGQQVGDAGLNENVAGALSYLFGFLTGVLFFVIDDRPEVRFHAAQSVLLSVAAIGSFVLLTVLNTVLFASLFGGTFVVATVLWLLFSLVWLVVGVGGFVLWLYMMYSTYTGRTVALPVVGSLARSVASK; via the coding sequence ATGGCATCCGAAACCGTCACGGACCCCGAGCCGGCCGGAGACAGCGCACAGCCCGCGGGACAACAGGTCGGAGACGCGGGGCTGAACGAGAACGTCGCGGGGGCGCTGTCGTACCTGTTCGGCTTCCTCACGGGCGTGCTGTTTTTCGTCATCGACGACCGGCCGGAGGTCCGGTTCCACGCCGCACAGAGCGTCCTGCTCTCGGTGGCTGCTATCGGGTCGTTTGTCCTGCTGACCGTCCTGAACACGGTGCTGTTCGCCAGCCTGTTCGGCGGCACGTTCGTCGTGGCCACCGTCCTCTGGCTCCTCTTCTCGCTGGTGTGGCTGGTCGTCGGGGTCGGCGGGTTCGTTCTCTGGCTGTACATGATGTACAGCACCTACACCGGCAGGACGGTCGCGCTCCCTGTGGTCGGCAGCCTGGCGAGAAGCGTCGCGTCGAAGTAG
- a CDS encoding mechanosensitive ion channel family protein: MQPAAVLAQSVPVELQRFVDSVSTAEARALATVLVVLVALGLSFVVAPYLVGLAGRLLSRLTPRGRASDTAGLVNDYIPTTVSTVVLRVLQVGLLAAAGITLLGIWGLVALALDILRFLGLSLPLLTKLGTTAVLFLLAYVAVDVFEESVARYSRGADRITEHQEEVVYRVGNLAIIAVTVATALTVWGINLSGLLVGAGFLGIVVGLAARQTLGSLIAGLVLMFARPFTIGDWVEVGDQEGIVTKITVFNTRLENFDGESIVIPNDKVSDSAVINRSERGRLRVRVDVGVDYEVDPERAQDVALDAIDGVDAVAPTPPPQAIPKAFGDSAVVIELRFWIDRPTPQQKWRATSSVVRAVKRAYDEEGIKIPFPQRELSGRAETDGFRVRDGDAADRDPGRSPAVDAPESED, from the coding sequence ATGCAGCCAGCGGCCGTGCTCGCACAGTCGGTCCCCGTCGAACTCCAGCGCTTCGTCGACAGCGTGAGTACGGCCGAGGCCCGGGCCCTTGCGACCGTCCTGGTCGTGTTGGTCGCGCTCGGGCTCTCGTTCGTCGTCGCACCCTACCTCGTCGGGCTCGCCGGGCGGTTGCTCAGCCGACTCACTCCCCGCGGCCGGGCGAGTGACACCGCCGGCCTGGTCAACGACTACATCCCGACCACGGTGAGCACGGTCGTACTCCGGGTGCTGCAGGTCGGGCTGCTCGCCGCCGCCGGGATCACCTTGCTCGGGATCTGGGGGCTGGTGGCGCTCGCACTCGACATCCTCCGGTTTCTCGGGCTCTCCCTGCCCCTGCTGACGAAGCTCGGAACCACGGCGGTACTCTTTCTGCTCGCCTACGTCGCCGTCGACGTCTTCGAGGAGTCGGTCGCGCGGTACAGCCGCGGCGCCGACCGGATTACCGAACACCAGGAGGAGGTCGTCTACCGGGTCGGGAACCTCGCCATCATCGCGGTCACCGTCGCCACCGCCCTCACCGTCTGGGGGATCAACCTCTCCGGGTTGCTGGTCGGGGCCGGTTTCCTGGGGATCGTCGTCGGCCTGGCCGCCCGGCAGACGCTCGGCTCGCTCATCGCCGGTCTCGTGTTGATGTTCGCCCGCCCGTTCACGATCGGCGACTGGGTCGAGGTCGGCGACCAGGAGGGGATCGTCACCAAGATCACCGTCTTCAACACCCGGCTGGAGAACTTCGACGGCGAGTCGATCGTCATCCCGAACGACAAGGTGAGCGACAGCGCCGTCATCAACCGCAGCGAGCGGGGCCGGCTGCGGGTCCGGGTCGACGTCGGCGTGGACTACGAGGTCGACCCCGAGCGTGCCCAGGACGTCGCCCTCGACGCCATCGACGGCGTGGACGCGGTCGCGCCGACGCCGCCGCCCCAGGCCATCCCGAAGGCCTTCGGGGACTCCGCGGTGGTGATCGAGCTCCGCTTCTGGATCGACCGCCCCACCCCCCAGCAGAAGTGGCGGGCCACCTCCTCGGTCGTCCGGGCGGTCAAGCGCGCCTACGACGAGGAGGGGATCAAGATCCCCTTCCCCCAGCGGGAACTCTCCGGCCGGGCCGAAACCGATGGCTTCCGGGTCCGGGACGGCGACGCGGCCGACCGGGACCCCGGCCGGTCCCCGGCGGTCGACGCCCCCGAATCCGAGGACTGA
- a CDS encoding GNAT family N-acetyltransferase, whose translation MTDSGPDAGPTPGVRRGEPGDLPHLRRIQAAALAEPAPDLLRAATAEGPPALFVADDGEPVGYAVLVAGAVAYLPELAVAPARQGEGVGTALLDAVVADLRGREGGPDRLRVTARAGDSRARRFYESRGFDVLERLPDFFESGDGVAMVRDL comes from the coding sequence ATGACCGACTCCGGGCCCGACGCCGGTCCCACGCCCGGCGTCCGCCGCGGCGAGCCCGGCGACCTGCCCCACCTCCGCCGGATACAGGCCGCTGCACTCGCCGAGCCGGCGCCGGACCTGCTCCGCGCCGCGACCGCGGAGGGCCCGCCCGCGCTGTTCGTCGCCGACGACGGCGAGCCTGTCGGCTACGCGGTCCTCGTCGCCGGCGCAGTCGCCTACCTCCCCGAACTCGCGGTCGCGCCCGCCCGCCAGGGCGAGGGCGTCGGCACGGCCCTGCTCGACGCGGTCGTCGCGGACCTGCGCGGGCGCGAGGGCGGCCCCGACCGACTGCGCGTGACGGCACGCGCCGGCGACAGCCGCGCGAGACGGTTCTACGAGTCACGGGGCTTCGACGTCCTCGAGCGCCTCCCCGACTTCTTCGAGTCGGGGGATGGGGTCGCGATGGTCCGGGACCTCTGA